Genomic DNA from Bifidobacterium sp. ESL0769:
CCGAAAACGGAGCCCGCCAGCAGCAGTGTGATACCGACGATCACAAGCTTCTTCAGGGAGACGAAGTCACCGAGTGAGCCGTAGACGAAGCAGACGATGCCGAGCACGATGCTGGGCAGTGCTGTAATCAGCGAAGCCTGCGCCGGAGCGCCCACGTCCTTGCCCACCTGAGTGAAGACCAGATTGAATCCCTGCAAGCACAGTGTGCCGAGGATGAAGGTGATCAGCAGCGGGATGAGGGCCTTGACCGCCATGTCACTGGTGATTTCCGGCTCATTACCTTTCGCTGTTGGATTTTGAGGGCTTACTGTGCCCTCTTTGGTTGATTCTGCCATATTTTTCCGTCCTTGGAAGATTCGTTTGATTTACTTACTTGGCTGCAGCTGCAACGTTGCCGATGCGGGTCATGAATTCATGCAGGAAGCGTTCCTTGTCGACGCCGACGGCGACCTTCATGGTCTTGTTCGGGTCGTTCAAGCGGTCGTTGTCGCCGATGGTGCGTCCGCGCAGTTCGCCCTCGGTGTCCACCTTCATATTGATTGGAAGCGTGGTGACCAGCGTCGGGTCGATGGCGACCGCGGCGGCCAGCGGGTCGTGCAGACCGCATCCGTTGAGGTTCGGGGAAGTGGTCTCATAGGCCTTGATATAGAAATCGACCATATCGGCGAGGAACTTCGCCGCAGGGGTTCCGATTTCGCGCCACTGCTGGGAATCCTTATAGGTCATAAGGGTTTGCAGCGTCACGTCGAGGCCGACCATGGTCACCGGCGCGCCGGAACGGAAGAGCATGTCGCAGGCCTCGGGGTCTTGCGAGATGTTGGCCTCAGCGCAGGGGCTGACGTTGCCGCAAACGGTCAGCGCGCCGCCCATGATGACGATGTTGCCGATTTCGTCCTTGATTTCCGGAGCTTTCTTAAGTGCCGTGGCAATGTTGGTCTCCGCGCCGGTGGGCACGAAGGTAAGGTCTTTGCCATACTTCTTCACCGATTCGATGATGAAATCAGCCGCGCTTTCCGTCTCCGCTTTGCGAGGAGAGTCGGGGATCTCGACGTCGCCGATGCCATTCTTGCCATGGATGAAGGCCGAGACTTCGGAAACGGCGAACGAATCCGATTTCAGGGCGTGACTTTCGCCGCGATACACCGGCACTTCGGGATGACCGAGCAGATCGGTGATGGCCAGGTCGTTGCGGATGCCTTGGTCAACGAGCACGTTGCCGAACGTACTGGTGATGCCGATAAGCTCGACTTCAGGACTTCCCAATACGTAGGAGATGGCAAGGGTATCGTCGATACCGGTATCCAAATCGAGGATAATCTTTTTCTTCATAACTTCTGCCTTTCGCCTTTGCAGCATCTGATTTGAGATGTTACTCAACAGTGACAATCAACAACAATCAGACAGCGCCGTTGCAGGTGTTGTTTTATCGTATCGATAAAACGCTTTATCAATACTGCTATCCATGATAAAGCGTTTAATTTAATGAGTCAAATCGAGACGGATTCCTTGTTAGATAAATGGTTGTCTCCGATTTTTATAATCATAATACGTTCATCGGCTTGAAGGCGTTTAATTGCAAGGAAACGTAAGACGGTGTTTCTCCATTTACGATATCTAAAGTTCCGATATCGTCGCCCGGTTGACGAGTGTTGGCCGGATGAATTGCTGCTTGGGCTGCGTAATCCACGGTCTGCGGCTCGATTCCGATCCCATATCCTTGATCCGCGAGGAAATGACGTCGTTGCAGGCGGCAGCCATGGCACTGATGTTCTGGTCAAGCGTGGTCAGGCGATGGTTGAAGCCCAACCGTTCCGAGATGTTGTCGTAGCCGATCACGGAGCAATCCTGTGGGCAGGAAAGGCCACGTTCCTCAAGACGCTGGATGAAGCCCAAGGCCATCAGGTCGTTGGTGCAGAAAACGGCGGTCGCGCCGGCGTCGATGATGTGGTCGGCGGCGTGGTAGCCCCCGGTATAGCGGTAGTTTCCGGAGCAGTTGAGATTCGGATCGAGTGGCAATCCGGCCTTTTCAAGAACGCTGGAAAAGCCGGCGACGCGTCTGTTCATGTTTCCAGTTCGGGCGTCTCCCGAGATACAGGCGATGCGTTTGTGCCCTTTTGAAAGCAGCGCTTGGGCCGCAAGCTGGCCGCCGACATAATTATCGGAGCCGACGGCATCGCACCAGTCATCACTGACAAGTCTGTCGGTGAGTACCACCGGGAAATCAAGGGT
This window encodes:
- a CDS encoding LacI family DNA-binding transcriptional regulator, whose amino-acid sequence is MNHKATLKDIAKACDVSVTAVSLVLNDRPTRMSQKKRGLIVETAKRLRYVPNQAARSLATNKSMLLALLIPDIENMFFASLAKELEDVSSSNGYSLLIANSDDSQHAEHKLLRQFASRGVDGLFLIPSRESVNNSKTLKKDVSTLDFPVVLTDRLVSDDWCDAVGSDNYVGGQLAAQALLSKGHKRIACISGDARTGNMNRRVAGFSSVLEKAGLPLDPNLNCSGNYRYTGGYHAADHIIDAGATAVFCTNDLMALGFIQRLEERGLSCPQDCSVIGYDNISERLGFNHRLTTLDQNISAMAAACNDVISSRIKDMGSESSRRPWITQPKQQFIRPTLVNRATISEL
- a CDS encoding nucleoside hydrolase, with the translated sequence MKKKIILDLDTGIDDTLAISYVLGSPEVELIGITSTFGNVLVDQGIRNDLAITDLLGHPEVPVYRGESHALKSDSFAVSEVSAFIHGKNGIGDVEIPDSPRKAETESAADFIIESVKKYGKDLTFVPTGAETNIATALKKAPEIKDEIGNIVIMGGALTVCGNVSPCAEANISQDPEACDMLFRSGAPVTMVGLDVTLQTLMTYKDSQQWREIGTPAAKFLADMVDFYIKAYETTSPNLNGCGLHDPLAAAVAIDPTLVTTLPINMKVDTEGELRGRTIGDNDRLNDPNKTMKVAVGVDKERFLHEFMTRIGNVAAAAK